A genomic region of Glycine max cultivar Williams 82 chromosome 15, Glycine_max_v4.0, whole genome shotgun sequence contains the following coding sequences:
- the LOC100803889 gene encoding pentatricopeptide repeat-containing protein At2g18940, chloroplastic — protein MEGTLFPNRPVLPAPSHKPTQQPLKFKPTFLPPQSPPPPPPSFQLDSLLQHLQHLSSVPITTHTLTLVPPSHDNTKDFNNSVHSKHPTLGSGSIIDEDKFDDAKFGFLSDKGKLLFSSIVGSPLHELNDFFNSVKFELLEADFPSLLKALDLSGNWERALLLFEWGWLHFGSDQNLRLDNQVVELMVRILGRESQHSIASKLFDLIPVEKYSLDVRAYTTILHSYARTGKYKRAIDLFGKMKEIGLDPTLVTYNVMLDVYGKMGRSWDRILELLDEMRSKGLELDEFTCSTVISACGREGMLDEARKFLAELKFNGYKPGTVTYNSMLQVFGKAGIYTEALSILKEMEDNNCPPDSVTYNELAATYVRAGFLDEGMAVIDTMTSKGVMPNAITYTTVIDAYGKAGREDDALRLFSLMKDLGCAPNVYTYNSVLAMLGKKSRTEDVIKVLCEMKLNGCAPNRATWNTMLAVCSEEGKHNYVNKVLREMKNCGFEPDKDTFNTLISAYARCGSEVDSAKMYGEMVKSGFTPCVTTYNALLNALARRGDWKAAESVIQDMRTKGFKPNENSYSLLLHCYSKAGNVKGIEKVEKEIYDGHVFPSWILLRTLVLTNHKCRHLRGMERAFDQLQKYGYKPDLVVINSMLSMFARNKMFSKAREMLHFIHECGLQPNLFTYNCLMDLYVREGECWKAEEVLKGIQNSGPEPDVVSYNTVIKGFCRKGLMQEAIGVLSEMTTKGIQPTIVTYNTFLSGYAGMELFDEANEVIRFMIEHNCRPSELTYKILVDGYCKAGKYEEAMDFVSKIKELDISFDDQSVKRLGSCIRERVGSTL, from the coding sequence ATGGAGGGTACCCTTTTCCCCAATAGGCCAGTTTTGCCTGCTCCTTCACACAAACCAACACAACAACCTTTGAAATTCAAGCCAACTTTTTTGCCTCCACagtctccaccaccaccacctccttcTTTTCAGTTAGATTCCCTTCTCCAACACCTTCAGCATCTCTCTTCAGTTCCCATCACCACTCACACTCTCACACTTGTGCCTCCTTCTCATGATAACACCAAAGATTTTAATAATTCAGTTCATTCAAAGCACCCCACTTTAGGTTCTGGCTCCATAATTGATGAGGACAAGTTTGATGATGCAAAGTTTGGATTTTTATCAGACAAGGGTAAGTTGCTGTTCAGTTCAATTGTTGGGTCACCTTTGCATGAATTGAATGACTTTTTCAACTCTGTTAAGTTTGAGTTGCTTGAGGCTGATTTTCCCAGCttgttgaaggctttggacCTTTCTGGGAACTGGGAAAGGGCACTCTTGCTGTTTGAATGGGGTTGGTTGCATTTTGGGAGTGATCAGAATTTGAGGTTGGACAACCAGGTTGTTGAATTGATGGTTAGGATATTGGGGAGGGAGTCACAGCATTCAATTGCATCCaagttgtttgatttaattcctGTGGAAAAATACTCGCTTGATGTCCGGGCTTACACCACCATTCTTCATTCCTATGCTCGCACTGGCAAGTACAAACGGGCTATTGACTTGTTtgggaagatgaaggagattgGTCTTGATCCAACTTTGGTCACTTACAATGTTATGCTTGATGTTTACGGCAAGATGGGTCGTTCTTGGGATAGAATCttggagttgttggatgagatgAGGAGTAAAGGGCTTGAGTTAGATGAGTTTACCTGCAGCACTGTGATTTCTGCTTGTGGGAGAGAGGGTATGCTGGATGAAGCGAGGAAGTTTTTGGCTGAATTGAAATTTAATGGCTATAAACCGGGAACTGTTACGTATAATTCTATGTTGCAGGTTTTTGGAAAGGCAGGAATTTACACTGAGGCCTTGAGCATATTGAAAGAAATGGAGGATAATAATTGCCCTCCTGATTCTGTTACTTACAATGAGCTTGCGGCAACATATGTAAGAGCTGGTTTTCTGGACGAAGGGATGGCTGTCATAGATACAATGACAAGCAAAGGGGTAATGCCAAATGCTATTACCTATACCACTGTAATAGATGCCTATGGTAAGGCGGGAAGGGAGGATGATGCATTAAGGTTGTTCAGCCTGATGAAGGACTTGGGTTGTGCTCCCAATGTGTACACATATAACTCTGTTCTTGCCATGCTAGGCAAGAAATCAAGAACAGAAGATGTTATTAAGGTTCTCTGTGAGATGAAATTGAATGGATGTGCTCCTAATCGTGCTACATGGAACACCATGCTTGCTGTATGTAGCGAGGAGGGTAAGCACAATTATGTTAACAAGGTCTTGAGGGAAATGAAAAACTGTGGATTTGAGCCTGATAAAGACACATTCAATACATTGATTAGTGCATATGCTCGTTGCGGATCTGAAGTTGATTCTGCAAAAATGTATGGGGAAATGGTTAAATCAGGCTTTACTCCATGTGTAACAACTTATAATGCTCTTCTAAATGCCCTGGCTCGGCGAGGTGATTGGAAAGCGGCAGAATCTGTCATTCAGGACATGCGAACCAAGGGCTTTAAGCCTAATGAAAATTCATACTCACTGTTGCTCCATTGTTATTCCAAGGCTGGGAATGTCAAGGGGATAGAGAAGGTCGAGAAAGAAATTTATGATGGTCATGTCTTTCCTAGCTGGATACTTTTGAGAACCCTTGTCCTTACAAACCACAAGTGCAGACACCTTAGGGGAATGGAAAGGGCATTTGATCAACTGCAAAAGTATGGATACAAACCTGATTTGGTTGTCATCAACTCCATGCTTTCGATGTTTGCCCGAAACAAGATGTTTTCGAAGGCCCGTGAAATGCTGCATTTCATTCATGAATGTGGATTGCAGCCAAATCTTTTCACCTACAATTGCTTGATGGATTTGTATGTCCGAGAGGGCGAGTGTTGGAAAGCAGAAGAAGTGCTCAAGGGAATTCAAAACTCTGGTCCAGAGCCAGATGTTGTGTCTTACAATACTGTTATCAAGGGATTTTGCAGAAAAGGGCTCATGCAGGAGGCTATTGGAGTTCTCTCAGAAATGACCACTAAGGGGATTCAACCAACTATAGTTACATACAATACTTTCTTGTCAGGCTATGCAGGGATGGAGTTGTTTGATGAAGCAAATGAAGTCATTAGATTTATGATTGAGCACAATTGCAGGCCAAGTGAACTAACTTACAAGATTCTAGTTGATGGTTACTGTAAAGCTGGGAAGTATGAAGAAGCCATGGACTTTGTGTCTAAGATTAAGGAGCTTGATATCTCCTTTGATGATCAATCTGTGAAAAGACTTGgttcttgtattagggagagAGTGGGGTCTACTTTGTGA
- the LOC102666261 gene encoding glycine-rich cell wall structural protein 1.0-like, whose protein sequence is MAIEVVVVVVVVVMLVVLMMMVVVLVAMLVVAVTGSGSGKVVILVVATSGGGRGNVGGGNDKDGIGGVDGSSNVGGDGGGDDGGGIGGGGSDSGIDDSDGGDGDSDSDVGGSGGGSGHGNKKCHY, encoded by the coding sequence ATGGCGatagaggtggtggtggtggtagtagTAGTGGTAATGTTAGTGGtgttgatgatgatggtggtggtttTAGTAGCAATGTTGGTGGTGGCAGTAACAGGTAGTGGTAGTGGTAAGGTGGTAATATTAGTGGTGGCAACTAGTGGTGGTGGTCGCGGCAACGTTGGTGGTGGCAATGACAAAGATGGTATTGGTGGTGTTGATGGTAGTAGTAATGTcggtggtgatggtggtggcGATGACGGAGGTGGTATTGGTGGTGGTGGCAGTGATAGTGGCATTGACGATAGTGATGGTGGTGATGGTGATAGTGATAGTGACGTTGGTGGTAGTGGTGGTGGTAGCGGCCATGGCAACAAAAAATGTCATTATTAA